In a single window of the Danio rerio strain Tuebingen ecotype United States chromosome 20, GRCz12tu, whole genome shotgun sequence genome:
- the slc25a24 gene encoding mitochondrial adenyl nucleotide antiporter SLC25A24: MHQLIRKFVFTESHCLEEEDNTKSFAELFEKLDVNKDGKVDVSELKTGLAAMGFSMGKGEAQKIVTSGDTDKDEGLDFEEFSKYLKEHEKKLRLTFKSLDKNEDGRVDAKEIQQSLKDLGINLSDKDAEKILHSIDVDGTMTLDWNEWREHFLFNPAEDLQQIIRYWKKSTVLDIGDSLTIPDEFTEEEKTTGMWWKQLAAGGVAGAVSRTGTAPLDRMKVFMQVHSSKTNKISLVNGFKQMIKEGGVASLWRGNGVNVIKIAPETAIKFMAYEQYKKLLSKDGGKVQSHERFMAGSLAGATAQTAIYPMEVMKTRLTLRKTGQYSGMFDCAKKILRKEGVKAFYKGYVPNILGIIPYAGIDLAVYETLKNTWLSHYAKDTANPGVLVLLGCGTISSTCGQLASYPLALIRTRMQAMASMEGSEQVSMSKLVKKIMQKEGFFGLYRGILPNFMKVIPAVSISYVVYEYMRSGLGISK; encoded by the exons ATGCATCAGCTTATAAGGAAATTCGTCTTCACCGAGTCGCATTGTTTGGAGGAGGAGGACAACACGAAAAGTTTCGCGGAGTTGTTTGAGAAGTTGGATGTGAATAAAGATGGAAAAGTGGATGTTTCCGAGCTCAAGACGGGCCTGGCTGCCATGGGCTTCTCTATGGGCAAAGGAGAAGCGCAG aaaatcgTTACCTCAGGGGATACCGATAAGGATGAAGGGCTGGACTTTGAGGAGTTTTCAAAGTATCTGAAAGAACATGAGAAAAAACTCAGGCTGACCTTTAAGAGTCTGGACAAAAATGAAGATG GTCGCGTCGATGCCAAAGAGATTCAACAGTCACTAAAAGACCTCGGGATTAACTTGTCAGATAAAGACGCTGAGAAGATCCTCCACAG CATTGATGTGGATGGAACCATGACTCTGGACTGGAATGAATGGAGGGAGCATTTCCTCTTTAACCCTGCAGAAGATCTTCAGCAGATCATACGCTACTGGAAAAAATCAACT GTGTTGGACATAGGTGACAGTCTGACTATACCAGATGAGTTCACCGAGGAGGAGAAGACCACCGGCATGTGGTGGAAACAGCTTGCTGCTGGTGGTGTGGCAGGGGCAGTCTCTCGAACAGGCACCGCCCCCCTTGACAGAATGAAAGTCTTCATGCAG GTTCATTCCTCAAAAACCAACAAAATCAGTCTGGTGAACGGGTTCAAGCAGATGATTAAAGAAGGGGGCGTGGCCTCTCTGTGGAGGGGTAACGGAGTCAACGTTATAAAAATCGCCCCAGAAACTGCAATCAAGTTCATGGCTTATGAGCAG TATAAGAAGCTCCTGAGCAAAGACGGAGGAAAAGTCCAGTCCCACGAGAGGTTCATGGCTGGTTCTCTGGCTGGAGCTACTGCTCAGACAGCCATCTACCCCATGGAG GTAATGAAGACCAGGCTTACTCTGAGGAAGACTGGTCAGTACTCTGGGATGTTTGACTGTGCCAAAAAGATCCTGAGGAAGGAAGGAGTGAAAGCCTTTTATAAAGGCTATGTGCCCAATATTCTGGGAATTATTCCTTATGCTGGAATAGATTTAGCGGTGTATGAG ACCTTGAAGAACACCTGGTTGTCTCACTATGCTAAAGACACTGCTAACCCAGGAGTGCTGGTTCTCCTCGGCTGTGGGACCATTTCCAGCACATGCGGACAGTTGGCCAGTTACCCTCTCGCTCTGATCCGCACACGCATGCAGGCCATGG CGTCAATGGAAGGATCAGAGCAGGTGTCTATGTCCAAATTAGTGAAGAAGATCATGCAGAAGGAGGGCTTTTTTGGTCTCTATCGTGGGATCCTGCCCAACTTCATGAAAGTGATCCCCGCTGTCAGCATTAGTTATGTGGTGTATGAGTATATGAGGTCTGGGTTAGGCATCTCTAAATGA
- the slc25a24 gene encoding mitochondrial adenyl nucleotide antiporter SLC25A24 isoform X1: MALLQEHRGEWFIIDFEDEEAVYVMDIDMVLDIGDSLTIPDEFTEEEKTTGMWWKQLAAGGVAGAVSRTGTAPLDRMKVFMQVHSSKTNKISLVNGFKQMIKEGGVASLWRGNGVNVIKIAPETAIKFMAYEQYKKLLSKDGGKVQSHERFMAGSLAGATAQTAIYPMEVMKTRLTLRKTGQYSGMFDCAKKILRKEGVKAFYKGYVPNILGIIPYAGIDLAVYETLKNTWLSHYAKDTANPGVLVLLGCGTISSTCGQLASYPLALIRTRMQAMASMEGSEQVSMSKLVKKIMQKEGFFGLYRGILPNFMKVIPAVSISYVVYEYMRSGLGISK; the protein is encoded by the exons ATGGCTTTACTGCAGGAGCACAGGGGAGAGTGGTTCATCATTGATTTTGAGGACGAAGAGGCTGTGTATGTGATGGATATAGATATG GTGTTGGACATAGGTGACAGTCTGACTATACCAGATGAGTTCACCGAGGAGGAGAAGACCACCGGCATGTGGTGGAAACAGCTTGCTGCTGGTGGTGTGGCAGGGGCAGTCTCTCGAACAGGCACCGCCCCCCTTGACAGAATGAAAGTCTTCATGCAG GTTCATTCCTCAAAAACCAACAAAATCAGTCTGGTGAACGGGTTCAAGCAGATGATTAAAGAAGGGGGCGTGGCCTCTCTGTGGAGGGGTAACGGAGTCAACGTTATAAAAATCGCCCCAGAAACTGCAATCAAGTTCATGGCTTATGAGCAG TATAAGAAGCTCCTGAGCAAAGACGGAGGAAAAGTCCAGTCCCACGAGAGGTTCATGGCTGGTTCTCTGGCTGGAGCTACTGCTCAGACAGCCATCTACCCCATGGAG GTAATGAAGACCAGGCTTACTCTGAGGAAGACTGGTCAGTACTCTGGGATGTTTGACTGTGCCAAAAAGATCCTGAGGAAGGAAGGAGTGAAAGCCTTTTATAAAGGCTATGTGCCCAATATTCTGGGAATTATTCCTTATGCTGGAATAGATTTAGCGGTGTATGAG ACCTTGAAGAACACCTGGTTGTCTCACTATGCTAAAGACACTGCTAACCCAGGAGTGCTGGTTCTCCTCGGCTGTGGGACCATTTCCAGCACATGCGGACAGTTGGCCAGTTACCCTCTCGCTCTGATCCGCACACGCATGCAGGCCATGG CGTCAATGGAAGGATCAGAGCAGGTGTCTATGTCCAAATTAGTGAAGAAGATCATGCAGAAGGAGGGCTTTTTTGGTCTCTATCGTGGGATCCTGCCCAACTTCATGAAAGTGATCCCCGCTGTCAGCATTAGTTATGTGGTGTATGAGTATATGAGGTCTGGGTTAGGCATCTCTAAATGA